GAAGAACATCCGGCGCTTTCCCGGATGTTCTGGAATCAGAGCCAGTCGGTATGAGGGGAGGCGTGGTCATGCGCCCCAGCGTACAGCGCCTGCTCAGAGGCGGGTGCCGCGCGGCTGGTGGTAGTACACGCGCCCCACCACGGTCGCCTCCTCCGGGCGCACCGGGGGATGGTCGGGGTTGTCGCTGGTCAGCCAGACGTGTTCGCCGTAGTGGCGCAGGCGTTTGACGGTCAGGCCCAGGCCCGGCACGTGCAGCACGTACACCCGGCCCTCGCGCAGGTCGAGTTCGCCGGGGTCCACGTAGATGCGGTCGCCGGGCCGGATGCCGCCCTCGGCGGTGCTCATGGAATCGCCCTGCACCTCCAGCACCAGCATGCCGGGGCGGTGCTCGCGCTCCGGCACCAGCTCGATGTCGATGATGCTGCCGGGGTCTTCGGACAGGGGCAGGCCCGCCGTCGCCAGCGCCCGCACCGGCACCCGCACCAACTCCAGCGAGGACAGCACGTCGCCGCCCTCCGGCAGGGGAGAGAGCAGCGGCAGGCCGGTGCGGGCCACCCACTCGCCCGCGCTGACCTCCAGCGCCCGCCGCAGCGCGTCCTGCCGCGCCGCCGTGAGGGCCGCCAGGGGCCGGGTGCCGCGTTCCAGGCGGCTGAGGTAAGGCTGCGTGACCGTTCCCGCCTCGCCGCCGTGTTCTGCCGTGCGGCGGGCCACCTCGTCCTGGC
This is a stretch of genomic DNA from Deinococcus carri. It encodes these proteins:
- a CDS encoding XRE family transcriptional regulator; the encoded protein is MPRPLPEPFDLASWLRERRAALGLRQDEVARRTAEHGGEAGTVTQPYLSRLERGTRPLAALTAARQDALRRALEVSAGEWVARTGLPLLSPLPEGGDVLSSLELVRVPVRALATAGLPLSEDPGSIIDIELVPEREHRPGMLVLEVQGDSMSTAEGGIRPGDRIYVDPGELDLREGRVYVLHVPGLGLTVKRLRHYGEHVWLTSDNPDHPPVRPEEATVVGRVYYHQPRGTRL